In Phyllopteryx taeniolatus isolate TA_2022b chromosome 1, UOR_Ptae_1.2, whole genome shotgun sequence, the following proteins share a genomic window:
- the dclre1b gene encoding 5' exonuclease Apollo isoform X1, translating to MSNGKIIARTPLAVDFWHVRRSPESRLFFLSHMHSDHTVGLTSTWANRPIYCSPVTASLLHVRLQVKEKWIHPLELGESYLLPLDDIGKENMTVTLIDANHCPGAVMFLFEGYFGTILYTGACLSQHSRNETVYGDFRYSPSMLRELCLATSATIDVLYLDNTNCDPNRSIPSRKQATQQIKEILRSHPDHNAVLGLYALGKESLLVELAMEFQTWIEVSFDRMETLRLLGLPDVFTTEPGAGRIRVVEQREITFAALCQWNSEQPTLAIYPTSRPLPLFHPKVYVVPYSDHSSYQELGDFVSGLKPSSLVPIVGNGIPGSLSTLSPSKRHEFLLPESVQQYMRRLPENWHKSSANLQRQHFRPLVPKGVVFDSPGSLSKKPRECLGQGSSSEEEEEMDTESVDCILVESSKKVTPYKSRRDSLDTWRVNFVHTVPEEMLTAQSVPFSQLSQSNFGPVEILRNADVCLRPWRRTIEEAEEDNDDLSISDSDSLLLYSFHDSDNSSGSVQCSEAHIEQLENNILKRLVFSAEDLKPCCLLKERAAQMVALCPERKPNMA from the exons ATGTCCAATGGCAAGATCATCGCCCGCACTCCTTTGGCCGTTGACTTCTGGCATGTTCGCAGAAGTCCAGAGAGCAGACTCTTCTTCCTATCGCACATGCACAGCGATCACACGGTGGGCCTGACGTCCACATGGGCGAACCGACCCATCTACTGCTCCCCGGTCACCGCCTCGCTGCTCCACGTCAGGCTGCAG GTGAAGGAGAAGTGGATCCACCCTTTGGAGCTGGGCGAGTCATACCTCCTCCCTCTGGATGACATTGGCAAAGAAAACATGACGGTCACACTGATTGACGCCAACCACTGCCCAGGCGCCGTCATGTTCCTCTTTGAGGGCTACTTTGGCACCATACTATATACTGGTGCGTGTCTCTCTCAGCACAGTAGGAATGAAACGGTTTACG GCGACTTCAGATATTCCCCGTCAATGCTGCGCGAGCTgtgcctggcgaccagtgccACCATCGATGTCCTGTACTTGGACAACACCAACTGTGACCCCAACCGCAGTATCCCCTCAAGAAAGCAAGCTACTCAGCAGATAAAGGAAATCCTCCGGAGCCACCCAGACCATAACGCTGTCTTAG GTCTGTATGCCCTGGGCAAGGAGTCTCTATTGGTGGAGCTAGCTATGGAGTTTCAAACCTGGATCGAGGTGAGCTTTGACAGAATGGAGACCCTCCGATTGCTCGGGCTGCCCGACGTCTTCACCACCGAGCCGGGCGCCGGTCGTATCCGTGTTGTGGAACAAAGAGAGATCACCTTCGCCGCCCTGTGCCAGTGGAATAGTGAACAACCCACGTTGGCCATTTATCCTACCAGCAGGCCCCTCCCCCTCTTCCACCCCAAAGTCTATGTGGTGCCCTACTCAGACCACTCATCTTATCAAGAGCTGGGGGACTTTGTATCTGGACTCAAACCTTCCTCCCTGGTGCCGATTGTTGGTAACGGTATCCCGGGAAGCCTCTCCACCTTATCACCGAGCAAAAGGCACGAATTCCTGTTGCCAGAGTCGGTGCAACAGTACATGAGGAGGCTGCCGGAAAACTGGCACAAATCATCCGCCAACCTTCAACGGCAACATTTCCGACCGCTTGTGCCTAAAGGAGTGGTGTTTGACTCTCCTGGGAGTTTAAGCAAGAAGCCCAGGGAGTGTCTGGGTCAGGGTTCTTCTtcggaagaggaggaagagatgGACACAGAGAGTGTTGATTGCATTCTCGTCGAATCCAGTAAGAAGGTCACCCCTTACAAAAGCCGCAGAGACTCCCTGGACACGTGGAGGGTCAACTTCGTGCACACTGTCCCGGAGGAGATGTTGACGGCGCAGTCGGTGCCGTTCAGTCAACTCAGCCAGAGCAACTTCGGCCCCGTGGAGATCCTGCGGAACGCAGACGTTTGCCTAAGGCCGTGGCGGCGTACCATCGAAGAGGCGGAGGAGGACAACGACGACTTGAGCATTTCTGACAGTGACTCTTTACTCCTCTATAGTTTCCATGATTCTGACAATTCGTCCGGTTCGGTGCAGTGTTCTGAGGCTCACATAGAACAGCTTGAAAACAACATCTTGAAGCGTCTGGTTTTCTCAGCGGAGGACTTGAAGCCGTGCTGCCTCCTGAAGGAGAGGGCTGCGCAAATGGTTGCTCTTTGTCCTGAACGCAAGCCAAACATGGCCTAA
- the dclre1b gene encoding 5' exonuclease Apollo isoform X2 produces the protein MSNGKIIARTPLAVDFWHVRRSPESRLFFLSHMHSDHTVGLTSTWANRPIYCSPVTASLLHVRLQVKEKWIHPLELGESYLLPLDDIGKENMTVTLIDANHCPGAVMFLFEGYFGTILYTGDFRYSPSMLRELCLATSATIDVLYLDNTNCDPNRSIPSRKQATQQIKEILRSHPDHNAVLGLYALGKESLLVELAMEFQTWIEVSFDRMETLRLLGLPDVFTTEPGAGRIRVVEQREITFAALCQWNSEQPTLAIYPTSRPLPLFHPKVYVVPYSDHSSYQELGDFVSGLKPSSLVPIVGNGIPGSLSTLSPSKRHEFLLPESVQQYMRRLPENWHKSSANLQRQHFRPLVPKGVVFDSPGSLSKKPRECLGQGSSSEEEEEMDTESVDCILVESSKKVTPYKSRRDSLDTWRVNFVHTVPEEMLTAQSVPFSQLSQSNFGPVEILRNADVCLRPWRRTIEEAEEDNDDLSISDSDSLLLYSFHDSDNSSGSVQCSEAHIEQLENNILKRLVFSAEDLKPCCLLKERAAQMVALCPERKPNMA, from the exons ATGTCCAATGGCAAGATCATCGCCCGCACTCCTTTGGCCGTTGACTTCTGGCATGTTCGCAGAAGTCCAGAGAGCAGACTCTTCTTCCTATCGCACATGCACAGCGATCACACGGTGGGCCTGACGTCCACATGGGCGAACCGACCCATCTACTGCTCCCCGGTCACCGCCTCGCTGCTCCACGTCAGGCTGCAG GTGAAGGAGAAGTGGATCCACCCTTTGGAGCTGGGCGAGTCATACCTCCTCCCTCTGGATGACATTGGCAAAGAAAACATGACGGTCACACTGATTGACGCCAACCACTGCCCAGGCGCCGTCATGTTCCTCTTTGAGGGCTACTTTGGCACCATACTATATACTG GCGACTTCAGATATTCCCCGTCAATGCTGCGCGAGCTgtgcctggcgaccagtgccACCATCGATGTCCTGTACTTGGACAACACCAACTGTGACCCCAACCGCAGTATCCCCTCAAGAAAGCAAGCTACTCAGCAGATAAAGGAAATCCTCCGGAGCCACCCAGACCATAACGCTGTCTTAG GTCTGTATGCCCTGGGCAAGGAGTCTCTATTGGTGGAGCTAGCTATGGAGTTTCAAACCTGGATCGAGGTGAGCTTTGACAGAATGGAGACCCTCCGATTGCTCGGGCTGCCCGACGTCTTCACCACCGAGCCGGGCGCCGGTCGTATCCGTGTTGTGGAACAAAGAGAGATCACCTTCGCCGCCCTGTGCCAGTGGAATAGTGAACAACCCACGTTGGCCATTTATCCTACCAGCAGGCCCCTCCCCCTCTTCCACCCCAAAGTCTATGTGGTGCCCTACTCAGACCACTCATCTTATCAAGAGCTGGGGGACTTTGTATCTGGACTCAAACCTTCCTCCCTGGTGCCGATTGTTGGTAACGGTATCCCGGGAAGCCTCTCCACCTTATCACCGAGCAAAAGGCACGAATTCCTGTTGCCAGAGTCGGTGCAACAGTACATGAGGAGGCTGCCGGAAAACTGGCACAAATCATCCGCCAACCTTCAACGGCAACATTTCCGACCGCTTGTGCCTAAAGGAGTGGTGTTTGACTCTCCTGGGAGTTTAAGCAAGAAGCCCAGGGAGTGTCTGGGTCAGGGTTCTTCTtcggaagaggaggaagagatgGACACAGAGAGTGTTGATTGCATTCTCGTCGAATCCAGTAAGAAGGTCACCCCTTACAAAAGCCGCAGAGACTCCCTGGACACGTGGAGGGTCAACTTCGTGCACACTGTCCCGGAGGAGATGTTGACGGCGCAGTCGGTGCCGTTCAGTCAACTCAGCCAGAGCAACTTCGGCCCCGTGGAGATCCTGCGGAACGCAGACGTTTGCCTAAGGCCGTGGCGGCGTACCATCGAAGAGGCGGAGGAGGACAACGACGACTTGAGCATTTCTGACAGTGACTCTTTACTCCTCTATAGTTTCCATGATTCTGACAATTCGTCCGGTTCGGTGCAGTGTTCTGAGGCTCACATAGAACAGCTTGAAAACAACATCTTGAAGCGTCTGGTTTTCTCAGCGGAGGACTTGAAGCCGTGCTGCCTCCTGAAGGAGAGGGCTGCGCAAATGGTTGCTCTTTGTCCTGAACGCAAGCCAAACATGGCCTAA
- the dclre1b gene encoding 5' exonuclease Apollo isoform X3: MTVTLIDANHCPGAVMFLFEGYFGTILYTGACLSQHSRNETVYGDFRYSPSMLRELCLATSATIDVLYLDNTNCDPNRSIPSRKQATQQIKEILRSHPDHNAVLGLYALGKESLLVELAMEFQTWIEVSFDRMETLRLLGLPDVFTTEPGAGRIRVVEQREITFAALCQWNSEQPTLAIYPTSRPLPLFHPKVYVVPYSDHSSYQELGDFVSGLKPSSLVPIVGNGIPGSLSTLSPSKRHEFLLPESVQQYMRRLPENWHKSSANLQRQHFRPLVPKGVVFDSPGSLSKKPRECLGQGSSSEEEEEMDTESVDCILVESSKKVTPYKSRRDSLDTWRVNFVHTVPEEMLTAQSVPFSQLSQSNFGPVEILRNADVCLRPWRRTIEEAEEDNDDLSISDSDSLLLYSFHDSDNSSGSVQCSEAHIEQLENNILKRLVFSAEDLKPCCLLKERAAQMVALCPERKPNMA, translated from the exons ATGACGGTCACACTGATTGACGCCAACCACTGCCCAGGCGCCGTCATGTTCCTCTTTGAGGGCTACTTTGGCACCATACTATATACTGGTGCGTGTCTCTCTCAGCACAGTAGGAATGAAACGGTTTACG GCGACTTCAGATATTCCCCGTCAATGCTGCGCGAGCTgtgcctggcgaccagtgccACCATCGATGTCCTGTACTTGGACAACACCAACTGTGACCCCAACCGCAGTATCCCCTCAAGAAAGCAAGCTACTCAGCAGATAAAGGAAATCCTCCGGAGCCACCCAGACCATAACGCTGTCTTAG GTCTGTATGCCCTGGGCAAGGAGTCTCTATTGGTGGAGCTAGCTATGGAGTTTCAAACCTGGATCGAGGTGAGCTTTGACAGAATGGAGACCCTCCGATTGCTCGGGCTGCCCGACGTCTTCACCACCGAGCCGGGCGCCGGTCGTATCCGTGTTGTGGAACAAAGAGAGATCACCTTCGCCGCCCTGTGCCAGTGGAATAGTGAACAACCCACGTTGGCCATTTATCCTACCAGCAGGCCCCTCCCCCTCTTCCACCCCAAAGTCTATGTGGTGCCCTACTCAGACCACTCATCTTATCAAGAGCTGGGGGACTTTGTATCTGGACTCAAACCTTCCTCCCTGGTGCCGATTGTTGGTAACGGTATCCCGGGAAGCCTCTCCACCTTATCACCGAGCAAAAGGCACGAATTCCTGTTGCCAGAGTCGGTGCAACAGTACATGAGGAGGCTGCCGGAAAACTGGCACAAATCATCCGCCAACCTTCAACGGCAACATTTCCGACCGCTTGTGCCTAAAGGAGTGGTGTTTGACTCTCCTGGGAGTTTAAGCAAGAAGCCCAGGGAGTGTCTGGGTCAGGGTTCTTCTtcggaagaggaggaagagatgGACACAGAGAGTGTTGATTGCATTCTCGTCGAATCCAGTAAGAAGGTCACCCCTTACAAAAGCCGCAGAGACTCCCTGGACACGTGGAGGGTCAACTTCGTGCACACTGTCCCGGAGGAGATGTTGACGGCGCAGTCGGTGCCGTTCAGTCAACTCAGCCAGAGCAACTTCGGCCCCGTGGAGATCCTGCGGAACGCAGACGTTTGCCTAAGGCCGTGGCGGCGTACCATCGAAGAGGCGGAGGAGGACAACGACGACTTGAGCATTTCTGACAGTGACTCTTTACTCCTCTATAGTTTCCATGATTCTGACAATTCGTCCGGTTCGGTGCAGTGTTCTGAGGCTCACATAGAACAGCTTGAAAACAACATCTTGAAGCGTCTGGTTTTCTCAGCGGAGGACTTGAAGCCGTGCTGCCTCCTGAAGGAGAGGGCTGCGCAAATGGTTGCTCTTTGTCCTGAACGCAAGCCAAACATGGCCTAA